In a single window of the Terriglobus roseus genome:
- a CDS encoding OsmC family protein, whose translation MVISATVVNEGTQHRAVVRTGSKEQQLSMTAKPEGPGSAVNGGELLFLALATCYCNDIYREAAERGLEITSVEVEVTGLFGGRGEPCRDIRYRASLQSKASEAELFDLMRHTDSVAEIHNTLRLGTAVTMEECRVGRSLSD comes from the coding sequence ATGGTTATCTCAGCGACTGTGGTGAATGAAGGCACACAGCACCGAGCCGTGGTGCGGACCGGCAGCAAGGAACAACAGCTGTCGATGACCGCAAAGCCGGAAGGCCCCGGGTCTGCTGTGAACGGGGGAGAGCTACTCTTCCTGGCCCTGGCGACCTGCTACTGCAACGACATCTATCGCGAAGCGGCGGAACGTGGACTGGAGATCACATCGGTCGAGGTGGAGGTCACAGGCCTCTTTGGCGGCCGGGGAGAGCCCTGCAGAGACATCCGCTATCGCGCATCCCTGCAATCGAAGGCCAGCGAAGCGGAGCTTTTCGATCTGATGCGCCATACCGATTCTGTCGCGGAGATCCACAACACACTACGGCTTGGAACCGCGGTGACAATGGAGGAGTGCCGGGTGGGTCGAAGCCTTTCGGACTGA
- a CDS encoding formate/nitrite transporter family protein, which yields MSDESQGGSSQPQKELSRPTAKEIYVQVAGNARDELKRSGLSLGISGLVGGIFTGFSGLGVAITLAQLGPSSTAAFIAQMFYPIGFIIVILGRAQLFTENTLYPVALLFAERRHFLRTLRLWVIVLIANVVGAFGFASLVARTPAIRPAFLSQLAHIGLEAVQQTPGAVFWSAVVAGSMIAMVAWLVSASHSVTGSMMLIWTLTFVIGLGHFAHCIAGSSEVMTAVLAHQVAWSGYFHWLALAVAGNVSGGVLIVTLLEYGQVIADKEGEKAISEDAEKHKQEEAELG from the coding sequence ATGAGTGACGAATCGCAGGGCGGCAGTTCACAGCCGCAAAAAGAACTATCGCGTCCGACCGCGAAAGAGATCTACGTTCAGGTCGCCGGTAACGCCCGCGATGAGCTGAAACGCTCCGGACTTTCGCTTGGCATCTCCGGACTGGTTGGTGGCATCTTCACGGGTTTCTCGGGGCTCGGAGTCGCGATCACGTTGGCGCAGCTCGGCCCGTCGTCGACGGCCGCCTTCATAGCGCAGATGTTCTATCCCATCGGCTTCATCATCGTCATCCTTGGCCGCGCACAGTTGTTCACGGAGAACACGCTGTATCCAGTCGCCCTGCTCTTTGCCGAGCGCAGGCATTTCCTGCGCACCTTACGGCTATGGGTCATCGTTCTTATCGCGAATGTCGTCGGCGCCTTCGGGTTTGCATCGCTCGTCGCCAGAACACCCGCGATCCGGCCAGCGTTCCTGTCGCAGCTCGCACACATCGGCCTTGAGGCTGTGCAGCAGACGCCAGGCGCAGTCTTCTGGAGCGCCGTCGTAGCGGGCAGCATGATCGCCATGGTGGCGTGGCTTGTCTCCGCGTCGCACTCCGTCACCGGCTCCATGATGCTCATCTGGACGCTCACCTTCGTCATCGGCCTCGGCCACTTCGCCCACTGCATCGCAGGCAGCAGCGAAGTGATGACCGCAGTCCTGGCGCACCAGGTCGCATGGAGCGGCTATTTCCATTGGCTCGCACTCGCCGTAGCCGGCAACGTCAGCGGCGGCGTCCTCATCGTCACACTGCTCGAATACGGACAGGTCATCGCCGACAAGGAAGGCGAAAAAGCCATCAGCGAAGACGCAGAAAAGCACAAGCAGGAAGAGGCCGAACTCGGCTAA